DNA sequence from the bacterium genome:
CGGGTGCGCTCACGCGCCACCCCGCACGAGCGCGCCCATGTAGAGCGTCCCGTTTTCGACCTTGGTCTCGTAGTGATCGAGCGGCCGCGGCGGCGGTCCGCCCAGCACTTTGCCGGTCGCGTCGAACTGGCCGCCGTGGCACGGGCAGATGAACTTGTGTTCGGACGCCTCCCAGTGATACGGGCAGCCGAGGTGGGTGCAGTGGTTGTCAAACACCAGGTACTTGCCTTGGGCGTCGCGCTCGATCCAAACCTGCATCTCGGCCGTCGCGTTCACCCATCCCTCGTTGGCCGGGTGCATGTGATGCGCGAGCGTCGGCTCCGGCCCGAACGTGGTGACCGGTCCGATCGCCACCCACTCCGCCTTCTCGACCGGCTTGAAGGCCGGCGACAGGAACGCCCCGATGACAGGTATCCCGACCAGCGCGCCGAGCACGGCGCTCAACGTCCAGAACATGCGGCTGAAAAACGTGCGGCGGTCTACCGCCGGCGCCTGCGCGCGCTGTCCGCCCATCTCCCCTCCCGCTCCTGGGCCCGTGTACCCGCGACGTGCCGGTCCCTCTATTTCCCGGACTTCCACTACGGTGTTCGGACGGCGGTCCCTTTTTGGACCAACGTGTCGAGAATACGGAGCGGGCAACAAAATATCGTCAGACCCTGGGCTGATCCTCGGGTCGGGTCACAATCTGACCCGGCGTCCCGGACGGATCTCGGCCGGGCCGGAGTACCGCGCCGAGCCTGTGCTACGCCGCCCGGAGCGTAGCCCTGTCGGCCTCCAGCAGCCGGCGGCGGGTCGCGGCCGCCAACGAGACGGCGTCCGCGAGATCTTCCGCGATCTTCGAAATGTCGGTCCGAACGGTGTTCGGCGTCGCCGACAGGCGCTCGGCCTCGCGCACCTGGCTCAGCGCGTTGCGCAGCTGGCGCTCCACCTCGATCAGGGCCCAGTAGCTTTCATGCTCCTGCGCCATGAACCACCTCCGGGTATCGCCCTTGCCCGCACCACTATCATGACCGGCGGCGCCGAGGCCGGGGATCGGACCTGCGCCTGATTCGGGGTCCGGCGGCCATCGGCGTCGAAGCGGAAGTCCGGCATGCGGATCACGTTCCTCGGCGCGGTACGCACCGTCACCGGCT
Encoded proteins:
- a CDS encoding Rieske (2Fe-2S) protein yields the protein MGGQRAQAPAVDRRTFFSRMFWTLSAVLGALVGIPVIGAFLSPAFKPVEKAEWVAIGPVTTFGPEPTLAHHMHPANEGWVNATAEMQVWIERDAQGKYLVFDNHCTHLGCPYHWEASEHKFICPCHGGQFDATGKVLGGPPPRPLDHYETKVENGTLYMGALVRGGA